One Coffea arabica chloroplast, complete genome genomic window carries:
- the ndhF gene encoding NADH dehydrogenase subunit 5, translating into MQQTYQYGWIIPFIPLPIPILIGVGLLLFPTATKNLRRMWSFQSVLLLTIVMIFSINLSIQQINSNSIYQYVWSWIINNDFSLEFGYLIDPLTSIMSILITTVGIMVLIYSDNYMAHDQAYLRFFAYMGFFSTSMLGLVTSSNLIQIYIFWELVGMCSYLLIGFWFTRPLAANACQKAFVTNRIGDFGLLLGILGFYWITGSFEFRDLFEIFNNLIYDNEVNSLFVTLCAGLVFAGAVAKSAQFPLHVWLPDAMEGPTPISALIHAATMVAAGIFLVARLIPLFIVIPYIMNFISLIGIITVLLGATLALAQKDIKRGLAFSTMSQLGYMMLALGMGSYRSALFHLITHAYSKALLFLGSGSVIHSMETIVGYSPYKSQNMVLMGGLTKHIPITKNTFLLGTLSLCGIPPLACFWSKDEILNDSWLYSTIFAIIAWATAGLTAFYIFRIYLLTFEGHLSVHFQNYIGKEKVFFYSISLWGRGASKKINNNFSLSTMNNIESSSFLKKKTYPIAENVRNVTRPFITITHFENKKFYSYPYEPDNTMLFPLLILGLFTLFVGSIGIPFNQEGVDLBILSKWLTPSINLLHQKLSNSMDWYEFWKDTVSSVSIAYLGIFIASLLYKPPYSSLQNFDLINSILKRGPKRILWDKIINGVYNWSYNRAYIDSFYTRSFTGGIRGLAKLTHFFDRRIVDGITNGVGVINFFIGEAIKYIGGGRISSYLFFYLTYVSIFLLVFFII; encoded by the coding sequence ATGCAACAGACATATCAATACGGGTGGATCATCCCTTTCATTCCACTTCCAATTCCTATATTAATAGGGGTCGGACTTCTTCTTTTTCCGACGGCAACAAAAAATCTTCGTCGTATGTGGTCTTTTCAGAGTGTTTTATTGTTAACTATAGTCATGATTTTTTCAATCAATCTGTCTATTCAGCAAATAAATAGCAATTCGATCTATCAATATGTATGGTCTTGGATCATTAATAATGATTTTTCTTTAGAATTCGGCTATTTGATCGATCCGCTTACTTCTATTATGTCAATATTAATAACTACCGTTGGAATTATGGTTCTTATCTATAGTGATAATTATATGGCTCATGATCAAGCATATTTGAGATTTTTTGCTTATATGGGTTTTTTCAGTACTTCCATGTTAGGATTAGTTACTAGTTCGAATTTGATACAAATTTATATTTTTTGGGAATTGGTTGGAATGTGTTCTTATTTATTAATAGGGTTTTGGTTTACACGACCTCTTGCTGCAAATGCTTGCCAAAAAGCTTTTGTGACTAATCGTATAGGGGATTTTGGCTTATTATTAGGAATTTTAGGTTTTTACTGGATAACGGGTAGTTTTGAATTTCGTGATTTATTCGAAATATTCAATAACTTGATTTATGATAATGAAGTCAATTCTTTGTTTGTTACTTTGTGTGCTGGTCTAGTATTTGCCGGTGCCGTTGCTAAATCGGCACAATTTCCCCTTCATGTGTGGTTACCTGATGCCATGGAAGGGCCCACTCCTATTTCTGCTCTTATACACGCTGCTACTATGGTAGCAGCGGGAATTTTTCTTGTAGCTCGGCTTATTCCTCTTTTCATAGTTATACCTTACATAATGAATTTTATTTCGTTGATAGGAATAATAACAGTATTATTAGGAGCTACTTTAGCTCTTGCTCAAAAAGACATTAAAAGAGGATTAGCTTTTTCCACAATGTCTCAATTGGGTTATATGATGCTAGCTCTAGGTATGGGATCTTATCGAAGTGCTTTATTTCATTTGATTACTCATGCCTATTCCAAAGCATTATTATTTTTAGGATCTGGATCCGTTATTCATTCAATGGAAACAATTGTTGGATATTCTCCTTATAAAAGTCAAAATATGGTTCTTATGGGAGGTTTAACAAAGCATATACCAATTACCAAAAATACTTTTTTATTAGGTACACTTTCTCTTTGTGGTATTCCACCCTTGGCTTGTTTTTGGTCCAAAGATGAAATTCTTAATGATAGTTGGTTGTATTCAACGATTTTCGCAATAATAGCTTGGGCTACCGCGGGATTAACCGCATTTTATATTTTTCGGATATATTTACTTACTTTTGAAGGGCATTTAAGTGTTCATTTTCAAAATTACATTGGTAAAGAAAAAGTATTTTTCTATTCAATATCTCTATGGGGTAGGGGAGCTTCGAAAAAAATTAACAACAATTTTTCTTTATCAACAATGAATAATATTGAAAGTTCTTCTTTTTTGAAAAAAAAGACATATCCAATTGCTGAAAATGTTCGAAATGTGACACGTCCCTTTATTACTATTACTCATTTTGAGAATAAAAAGTTTTATTCCTATCCTTATGAACCAGACAATACTATGTTATTCCCTTTACTTATATTGGGTCTATTTACTTTGTTCGTTGGATCTATAGGAATTCCTTTCAATCAAGAAGGAGTAGATTTARATATATTATCCAAATGGTTAACTCCATCTATAAATCTTTTGCACCAAAAGTTGAGTAATTCGATGGATTGGTACGAATTTTGGAAAGATACAGTATCTTCTGTCAGTATAGCTTATTTAGGAATATTTATAGCATCCCTTTTATATAAACCCCCCTACTCCTCTTTACAAAATTTTGATTTAATTAATTCAATTCTTAAAAGAGGTCCTAAGAGAATTCTTTGGGACAAAATTATAAATGGCGTATATAATTGGTCGTATAATCGTGCTTACATAGATTCTTTTTATACAAGATCCTTCACTGGAGGAATAAGAGGATTGGCTAAATTAACTCATTTTTTTGATCGACGGATAGTTGATGGAATTACGAATGGTGTTGGTGTTATTAATTTCTTTATAGGAGAAGCTATTAAATATATAGGTGGCGGGCGTATCTCTTCTTATCTTTTCTTCTATTTAACTTATGTATCTATTTTTTTATTAGTTTTTTTTATTATTTAA
- the rpl32 gene encoding ribosomal protein L32, translated as MAVPKKRTSTSKKRIRKNIWKKKGYWTALKAFSLGKSLSTGNSKSFFVQQTNK; from the coding sequence ATGGCAGTTCCAAAAAAGCGTACTTCTACATCAAAAAAGCGTATTCGTAAAAATATTTGGAAAAAGAAGGGATATTGGACAGCCTTAAAAGCTTTTTCCTTAGGAAAATCTCTTTCTACTGGGAATTCAAAAAGTTTTTTTGTACAGCAAACAAATAAATAA
- the ccsA gene encoding cytochrome c biogenesis protein, whose amino-acid sequence MIFSTVEHILTHISFSIVSIIITMRLISFFLVDGIVQLYDSSEKGMIVTFLCLTGLLVTRWTYSGHFPLSNLYESLIFLSWSFSLIHIVPYFKKNKKYLSTITGSSVVFTQGFTTSGLLTEIDQSSILVPALQSEWLIMHVTMMILGYASLLCGSLLSIALLVITFRKNKKILYRNNLLLNESFFFVEIEYMNERSNLLQNTSFFSAKNYYRSQLIQQLDYWSSRGISLGFIFLTIGILSGAVWANEAWGSYWNWDPKETWAFITWIIFAIYLHTRTTRNPKCANSAIVASIGFLIIWICYFGVNLLGIGLHSYGSFTLLAN is encoded by the coding sequence ATGATATTTTCAACCGTAGAACATATATTAACTCATATTTCCTTTTCCATCGTTTCAATCATAATTACAATGCGTTTGATAAGCTTTTTTTTAGTAGATGGGATCGTACAACTATATGATTCGTCTGAAAAGGGCATGATAGTTACTTTTTTATGTCTAACAGGATTATTAGTTACGCGTTGGACTTATTCGGGACATTTCCCACTAAGCAATTTATATGAATCATTAATCTTCCTTTCGTGGAGTTTTTCCCTTATTCATATAGTTCCGTATTTCAAAAAAAATAAAAAGTATTTAAGCACAATAACCGGTTCAAGTGTTGTTTTTACTCAAGGCTTTACTACTTCAGGTCTTTTAACTGAAATAGACCAATCTTCAATATTAGTGCCTGCTCTTCAATCCGAATGGTTAATAATGCACGTAACAATGATGATATTGGGCTATGCGTCCCTTTTATGTGGATCATTATTGTCAATAGCACTTCTAGTCATTACATTTAGAAAAAACAAAAAGATTCTTTATAGAAATAATCTTTTATTAAATGAGTCATTTTTCTTTGTTGAAATCGAATATATGAATGAAAGAAGTAATCTTTTGCAAAATACTTCTTTTTTTTCTGCTAAGAATTATTATAGGTCTCAATTGATTCAACAATTGGATTATTGGAGTTCCCGGGGCATCAGTCTGGGGTTTATATTTTTAACCATAGGTATTCTGTCAGGAGCAGTATGGGCTAACGAAGCGTGGGGATCGTATTGGAATTGGGATCCAAAGGAAACTTGGGCATTTATTACTTGGATCATATTCGCGATTTATTTACATACTCGAACAACTAGAAACCCGAAATGTGCAAACTCAGCAATTGTAGCGTCTATAGGCTTTCTTATAATTTGGATTTGCTATTTTGGGGTCAATCTATTAGGAATAGGGCTGCATAGTTATGGTTCATTTACATTACTAGCTAACTGA